One window of Nicotiana tomentosiformis chromosome 11, ASM39032v3, whole genome shotgun sequence genomic DNA carries:
- the LOC104091235 gene encoding UPF0664 stress-induced protein C29B12.11c-like, with translation MALNPKLFPHGMPMPYLNELFVFASDVVDFEIDNIPRLGEVQAKGTIYLSNIRMVFVAKNPRDNFIAFDIPLLFVHGEKFNQPIFFCKNISGYVNPVVQAANGNTTLPHSFKILFNEGGYETFIPLVFKLIGKVRRRYRRSRAKPRVDPHEAAHTPVDEMTRHAYVDPNDPTFIYLQQPKPESKFRRCSYQSQSAETSI, from the exons ATGGCATTGAATCCTAAATTATTTCCTCATGGGATGCCAATGCCATACCTTAACGAATTGTTTGTCTTCGCCAGCGATGTCGTTGACTTTGAGATCGATAATATTCCTCG TTTAGGAGAAGTACAAGCAAAAGGAACCATCTACTTGTCCAATATCCGGATGGTCTTTGTTGCAAAAAACCCTAGAGACAACTTCATTGCTTTTGATATTCCCTTG CTTTTTGTTCATGGTGAAAAATTTAACCAGCCAATATTCTTCTGCAAAAACATTTCTGGATATGTTAATCCG GTTGTACAAGCGGCTAATGGAAACACGACCCTTCCTCATTCGTTTAAGATTTTGTTCAATGAAGGTGGTTATGAGACTTTCATCCCATTAGTTTTTAAATTAATTGGAAAAGTGAGACGGCGCTACCGACGTTCAAGGGCAAAGCCTCGTGTAGATCCTCATGAAGCAGCACATACACCAGTTGATGAGATGACTAGACATGC TTATGTCGACCCGAACGATCCTACATTTATCTACTTGCAGCAGCCTAAGCCAGAGTCTAAATTCAGGCGTTGTTCATACCAGTCACAGTCTGCTGAAACGTCTATATAG